The segment CATGCTGTAGCGCCCGATGCGGTAGGTCAGGCCCAGGTAGGGCCGCACGATCTGCTTGAAGTTCCAGCTGACGATCAGGGCCAGGTCGGCGTCCCAGCGGCTGGGATTCTCCAGCTCGATGAAGCGGAAGAGCTCGAAGAGCTTCTGCAGCTTCTCGTACATGTCGAAGAGGAGCCCCGAGAAGTTGTGCTTCTCGATGCCCACCACCAGGGCGAGGTGGGTGCTGCTCTGCGTCTGCTCGTTCTCGTGCTTGAAGAGGCGGAAGCGGCCGTCGGCCCGGTAGGAGGTGCTCGCGTAGCGCAGGCCCACGTCGATGTCGTTCGTGATGCCGTAGCGGAGCTGGAGGTTCATCACCGTGCCCGGGGGGAAGACCGCCAGGGCGAGCGCGGTGGTGAAGATCTCCCGCTGCTCCTCCTGGGTGGGGGCCGCCGACGCGCCGGTCCGGGCCGCCTCGACCAGGGAGCGGCCCTGCTCCACGGCGATGGAGCCCGCCTTGGCGATGGTCCCGGCCGGGATGAAGACCCCGAACTCGGCGGAAGGCCGCCACTGACCTTTCTTCAGGGTCTCGGCGGTCTTGAGGTTGGCCAGGTTGGTCGCGCAACCGATGCTCGCGACCAGCGGCAGGACCAGGGCCAGGAGCCAGGATCTACGCATGTACCAGAGCCTACTTGACCCCGGGGATGGTCGGAATAGGCTGGCCCTCTTGGCCGGTTCTCCACCCGGCTGCTTCAAGGGAGAAGCCCATGACCGTGCCCCAGGCCCCCACGACCCACCCCGAGGACCTCGAGAAGGTCGAGCGGCTCGCGAAGGCGCGAGCGCGGATCGTCACCGAGATCGGCAAGCGGATCGTCGGTCAGTCCGAGGTCATCGAGCACCTCCTCATCGCGCTCTTCTCCCGGGGGCACGGCCTCTTCGTGGGGGTGCCGGGCCTGGCGAAGACCCTGCTGATCTCCACGCTGGCGGAGGTCCTCGACCTCTCCTTCAACCGGATCCAGTTCACCCCGGACCTGATGCCCTCGGACATCACCGGCACCGACGTGCTGGAGGAGGATCACACCACCGGCAAGCGGGTCTTCCGCTTCGTGAAGGGGCCGGTCTTCGCGAACCTGATCCTGGCCGACGAGATCAACCGCACCCCGCCCAAGACCCAGGCGGCGCTCCTCCAGGCGATGCAGGAGCAGAAGGTGACCGCCGGCGGCCAGACCTACGACCTGCCCGCGCCCTTCCTGGTCTTCGCCACCCAGAACCCGGTCGAGCAGGAGGGCACCTATCCGCTGCCCGAGGCCCAGTTCGATCGCTTCATGTTCATGATCGACGTGGACTACCCCTCGGCGGACGAGGAGGTGAAGATCGTCCAGACCACCACCGGGCCGCTGAAGGTGGTGCCCGACCGCGCCCTCTCCCCCGAGGAGATCCTCGACTTCCAGGAGCTGGTCCTGCGGGTGCCGGCGAGCGAGCGGGTCGTGCGCCACGCCGTCGACCTGGTCCGCACCTCGCGGCCGGGGCAGGTGGGCGCGCCGGACTACATCGAGCAGTTCCTGGCCTGGGGGGCCGGCCCCCGGGCGAGCCAGTACCTGGTGCTGGCGGGCAAGGCCCGGGCCATCCTCCACGGCCGCACCGCGGTGGAGGTCGAGGACGTCCGGGCGCTGGCGAAGCCCGTGCTCCAGCACCGCCTGCTGACCAGCTTCCACGCCGAGGCCGAGGGCGTCACCTCCCGCACGATCATCGACCAGCTGCTGGAGACGGTGAAGCCCTAGACCATGAGTACGCCGGTCGCCAGGAGCGAGGCCTCGGCCCTCGACCCGGCGGTGATCTCTCGCCTCGGCTCCCTGCAGCTCAAGGCGCGGCAGGTCGTCGAGGGGGTGCTCTCGGGGCTGCACCGCTCCCCCCACCGGGGGCAGTCGGTGGAGTTCGCCGAGCACAAGGAGTACGCGCCCGGAGACGAGGTGCGGCACATCGACTGGAAGGCCTACGGCAAGTTCGACAAGTACTACGTCAAGCAGTTCGAGCACGAGACGAACCTGCGCGCCTACCTCCTGGTCGACTGCAGCCGCTCGATGGCCTACGCGTCGCAGCCGGGGGGGGTGAGCAAGCTCGACTACGCCAAGGTCGTGGCCGCCTCCCTGGCCTACCTGCTGGCTCGCCAGTCCGACGCGGTGGGGCTGATCGCCTTCGGCTCGAAGGTGCGCCAGTACCTGCCGGCCCGCGCCTCCGGCACCCACCTCCACGAGCTGGTCGATCGCCTCGACGCCCTGAGGCCCGAGGGTGAGACCGATCTCGCCGCCGCGGTCGACGCCCTCTCCGAGCGCGCCCGCCGGCGGGCCCTGGTGCTGGTGCTCACCGACCTGCTCGATCCCGAGCCCGAGTCCCTGAAGATCCTGCGCAGCCTGCGCCATGCCCGCCACGACGTGGCGGTCCTGCACCTGATGGATCGGGCCGAGGTCGACTTCCCCTTCGAGGATCCCACCCTCTTCGTGGGGATGGAGGACGATCGCAGCCTGCAGGTGAGCCCGACCCAGATCCGCGAGTCCTACCTGGAGGAGGTGGCGGCCTTCATCGAGCAGGCCCGGCAGAGCCTGCGCGAGAGCGACGTGCAGTACCGGCAGGTGATCACCGACGAGCCCTACGACCGCTTCCTCCTCGACTTCCTCGCCCTGCGCGGCGGGGGTCGGCGGGGGGCGCGATGAGCCTCACCTTCGCTCACCCTGCCTTCCTCTGGGGCGCCCTCGCGGCGCTGGTGCCCATCGTCATCCACCTGATCAACCGGCGTCGCAGCCGGCAGGTGGAGTTCGCCGCCATCGCCTTCGTCCTGCGCTCCGAGGCGCGCCACGCCCGCAAGCTGAAGCTCAAGCGCCTGATCCTCCTGCTCCTGCGGGTCGCCGCCTGCATCGGGGTGCCCCTGGCCCTGGCCCGGCCCTACCTGGCGGCCCCGGCGGCGGCCGGCGCGCCCACCCGGGACGCCCGGGCGCTGGTGCTCGTCCTCGACACCTCCTTCTCCATGCGCTACCGCCTCGACAAGAAGACCCTCTTCGAGCGGGCGCGCGCCGAGGGAGGCGAGCTCCTCGACACCCTCGGGCCCTCCGACGCGGTGACGGTCCTGCCCTGCGCCGACGGCCCGGAGGGGGCCCTGGAGAAGCCGGGCTACGATCTGGCCCGGGCCCGGGCGGCCCTGCGCGAGGCGCAGGTCGGCTACCGCGCCTCGGACCTCGAGGCCTGCCTAGAGGCCGCCGCCTCGCTCCTGCCGGGCTCGCTCCTCTCGGAGCTCGAGATCGTCGTCCTCACCGACCTGACCGCGACCGCCTGGTCCCTGGACGCGCCGGCGCCCCAGGTGAAGCAGGGCGAGAAGGTGGTCCGTCCCCGGGTGCGGGTGGTGGACGTGGCGGAGGGGAAGCCCCTGCCCAACCACTGGATCGAGTCGGTCGCCGCGGAGCCGGCCTACGCCCTGGGGCCGCGCGGCTACGCCTTCGACGTCGCCCTGCGCAGCTCGGGGGGGATGGAGAGCCCGGGGCTCTCGGTCTCGCTGGTGGTCGCGGACAAGGCCAAGGTCCGGGGCTTCGCCGACCTGCCGATGGACAGCAGCGCCCACAAGCTCCTCTCCCACACCTTCGAGAGCGGCGGCGATCGCGCGGGGATGCTCGTGCTCGATGGAGACGCCCTGCCCGAGGACGATCAGGCCCACTTCCTGGTGAAGGTGCGCCAGGACGTCCGCGCCCTGATCGTCGACGGCGAGCCCACCACCAACCGCTTCGACGACGAGGTCTACTTCGTCGAGCGGGCCCTGGCGCCCGCCCGCGGCGAGGGGAGCGCGATCTTCCCCACCGTGATCGACGCCGAGGGCTTCCGCGGCGATTCGCTCGAGGGTCAGGACCTGGTCTTCCTCCTGAACGTCGGCTCCCTCGGCGCCGAGGCGGCGAGCGCCCTCCTGCGCTTCGTCGAGGAGGGCGGGGGGCTCTTCGTCTCGGTGGGGTCGAAGACCGACGCCGATGAGCTCAACCTCTCCCTCGGGCCCGTCCTGCCGGCGGCCCTCCATCTCCCCCGGGCCGCCGAGACCGGCAAGGTCTCCTTCGGGGCCATCGCCTGGGATCACCCCATCTTCGGCATCTTCATCGGCGAGGGCCGCGAGGGCTTCGCCTCCGCCCGCTTCGGCACCTACTACCTCACCCGGCCGCCGGCGAAGGGCGCCCTGGCGCTGGCCACCTACGAGGACGACGCGCCGGTGCTGCTGGTGCGCGAGGTCGGCAAGGGCCGCACGGCCCTCTACACCAGCACCGTGGATCGCGCCTGGACCGACTTCCCGATCCGCACCGCCTTCCTGCCGGTGATGCAGCAGGTCGCCGGCTACCTCGCCCACTCCCTGGAGGAGCGGCGAGACTTCATGGTGACCCTCGGCGAGCCCCACCGGCTCTCCTTTCCGGACACCGTGGTGGAGATGAAGATCCAGGGCCCCGGCGAGAAGGGCTTCGAGGTGCAGGCCCCGGCGATCGATCAGGGCGAGGCGGTCTTCCCCCACACGGATCGGCCCGGGCTCTACCGGGTCTTCGCCCGGCACGAGGGAGAGGCCGCGCTCTCGCCGGCCCCCGAGCACGACTTCGTGGTCCGCCTCGACCCCCGGGAGTCCGACACCACCCGGCTGGATCCCGCCGAGCTGGAGGCGCGCTTCGGGCGCAGCGAGGACGCCGCGGCGGGGCTCGGGGCCGTGGTCGGGGGGCACCGCCCGGCCAGCCAGCCCCTCTGGTCCCTGGCCCTGGCGCTGATCGTGCTGCTCCTGACCGCCGAGGGCTGGCTCCTGCGCTGAAGTGGGGCCCCCCAAGTCGGCTTGCATCCGCTAGAATGACAGACCATCCGTCTGCATCGGGGAAGCAGGAGAATCACCACCATGTCCGGCGCCGCCCACAAGCTCGACGAGCGCGACACCGTCGTCGCCTATGAGCTCAACGGCAACTGCTACCTGAACGTCACCGCGAAGTGCACGCTGCGCTGCGCCTTCTGCCCGAAGTTCAACGGCACCTGGGAGGTGAAGGGCTACGACCTCACCCTCTTCCGGGAGCCCTCGGTCGAGGAGATGATCGCGGCGGTGGGAGAGGTCGAGCGCTACGGGGAGGTGGTCTTCTGCGGGCTGGGCGAGCCCACCCTGCGCCTCGAGGCCATCCTCGAGGTCGGCCGCGCCCTCAAGGCGAGGGGCGCCACGATCCGCCTGAACACCGACGGGCTGGCGAACCTGGTCCATGGCCGGGACGTCACCCCCGAGCTGGCCAGCGCCGTCGACAACGTCTCGATCTCCCTGAACGCCCAGGACGAGGCCCTCTACGAGGAGCACACCCGCCCCACGCGGCCCGGCAGCTATCCGGCGCTCCTCGACTTCGCGGCCCGCGCCCGGGACGCCGGCATGAAGGTCAGCCTCACCGCCCTCGACGGCCTGCCCGGCGTGGACATCGAGGCCTGCCGGGCGATCGCCGAGGAGCTCGGCGTGACCTTCCGCCGCCGCGTCTACAACGAGGTCGGCTAGGTGGCGCTCTCGGATCGCGTCAGGACCTTCGGTCAGCACCTCCGCTCCCTGCACGGCGAGCGGGTGCACAAGATCGCCCTGAACGCCGGCCTCTCCTGCCCCAACCGGGACGGGACCAAGGGGCGGGGGGGCTGCATCTTCTGCAACAACGGCTCCTTCACGCCCCGGGACGAGGGGCCGCCCCCCATCCACGAGCAGATCGCCGCGGGCCGGGCCGTGGTCGCCAGGCGCACCGGCGCCCGGAAGCTCATCGCCTACTTCCAGGCCTACACGAACACCCACTCCGATCTCGGGCACCTGCGCGCGCTCTACGATCAGGCGCTGGCCGAGGAGGACGTGCTCGGGCTCTCGGTGGGCACCCGCCCCGACTGCCTCCCGCCCGCGGTCCTCGACCTGCTCTGCGAGATCCGCGACCAGGGCAAGATCGTCTGGCTGGAGCTGGGCCTGCAGTCGAGCTTCGACGCGACCCTCGAGCGGGTGCGGCGCGGCCACACCCTCGAGGACTACCGGCAGGCGACCCTGGCGGCGCGCGACCGGGGCATCCCGGTCTGCACTCACCTCATCGTGGGGATGCCCGGGGAGAGCGCCCTCCACGCGCGGGTGACCCTGGACCGGGTCCTCGAGCTCGGCATCGACGGCCTGAAGCTCCACCCCCTCCACGTGGTGAAGAACACCCTGCTGGCGAAGGCCCACGCCTCCGGGGAGTACGTGCCCTGGACGCTCCCGGCCTACCTCGAGACCGCGGCCGACCTCATCGAGCGCACGCCGGAGACCGTCTTCTACCACCGGGTCACCGGCACCTGCCCCCCCGAGCTCCTCATCGCCCCGGAGTGGTGCGGCAAGAAGTGGGAGGTCATCAACGGCATCGAGGCGACCCTCGCCCGCCGCGGGACGCGTCAGGGCTCTCGGCTGCGCCGCCTCGACTCGATGATCCACACCCTGGTGCCCCCGGCCCTGGGCTGCGGCTACCTCCCTCGCCACGCCCTGGAGCTGACCCTGGGCGGCGGGCGGCGCTGAGGGGTGGGTCGCGCATGAGGCCGTCCTCGACACCGCGCTCGCTCGCCCTGCTGCTCTGCCTCGCGCTGCAGGGTGTCGCCTGCGGGCCGCCGGTGGACACCGGCGACGGGGGCGTCGACGCCGGCCCGGACGGCGGCGGCGGGGAGCCGGTGCAGGTGCGGGTCGCCACCTTCAACACCCACCTCTTCTTCGACGACGTCTGCGACAGCGGCGCCTGCGCGCCCGGCGACTTCGAGGAGCAGCGCTCGACCAGCGCCTTCCAGACCCGGGCCCGGGAGATCGCCGCGGGGATCCAGGGGCTCGGCGCCCAGGTGGTCTCCCTCCAGGAGATCGAGAACCAGAAGGCCTTCGACGCCATCCTCGCCGAGCTGCCGGCCTCCTTCGCGCACTCCACCTTCGGCGAGACGGGCTGGCCGGCCTCCCTCGACGTGGGCCTGGTCTCGACCGTGCCCCTCGTCGGGATCCGGCGGCACCGCGACCGGGTCCTCGAGCGCCCCGACGGCACCCGCACGACCTTCACCCGGGAGTTCCTCGAGGTGCACCTCGACGCGGACGGCCACCGCCTGATCGTCTTCTGCGCCCACTTCCGCTCGAAGTGGCAGGACGACCCCGGCCGGCGGGAGGCGGAGGGGGCCGCGGCGGGGGAGATCCTGGCCGAGGCCGCCCTGGCGAACCCCGCGGCCGGCATCGTCCTGGCCGGCGATCTCAACGACGTGCCCGGGTCACCTGCCCTCGACGCCCTCGAGGCGGCGGCGCAGGTCGAGCGGGTGGCCGCCGAGCTCGGCAGCCAGGACGTCACCTTCGAGTACCAGGGGACCGACTACGCGCTGGACCACCTCTACCTGGAGACCAGCAGCGCTGGCACCTACCGGAGCGGTACGGTGCGGGTGGTGCGCGACGGCTGGGGCTACGCCGGCTCGGATCACGCCGCCGTGCGCGCCGACTTCCTCGTCCAGTAGCCGCTCCCTCCCGGCGAGAAGGGCAGGCAACCCTGACGAAACGTGCCGAGGTGCCTCGGAGATCGTATAGGTCGAGCAGCCCATGCGACCTCCCGAGCCCTCCACCCGCCTCCTGAAGCTGCTCGCCGCCACGGTCTGGGGGATCGGCGCGATCGAGCTGCTCTGGAAGGGGAGCGTCCTCCTGCGAGAGGCCGAGGCGCTCGCGGCCGAGCCGCACTGGCTCTGGACCGCCGGCCTCGGCGGCCTGGGGGCGGGCGTGGTGAAGGGCCTGCTCCTCTTCGATCGCGCCTGCCGCCGGAACCTCGCCCGGATCGACGCGCTCGAGCGGCGCTACCCCCGGAGCTTCTTCCGCGTGCCCTTCTTCTTCGCCCTCGGCGCGATGATCGCCGTGGGCGCCTCCCTCTCGCGGGCCGCTCGCGGCGATCCGACCTTCCTCATGGCGGTGGCCGCCCTCGACCTCTCGATCGGGGCGGCCCTCGCGCTCTCGTTCCGACACTTCCTGTCGGGCGAGCGCGTCAGCGCTCGGGGGTGATCGCCAGGCGCACCACCTCGTCGGCCGCGGGCCAGAGGTCGGGCTCGGCGATCCGGACCACGCCCATCTCGTCGATTCCCATTTCGGGGCCGGTCTGCCGCGGCGCCTGGTTCGGGCCGGCGCCGAGCCGGAAGGGTTCCTCCCATCGGGGGTGTTCAGGTTTCACCCACCCCTCCATCGGCGCGCGGTCCCCGCCGGTTACGGACCCCCGGGCGAGGCGGCCTCTCCCGGCAGTACGGAGGACCGGATCTCGAATCCGAGAATCCGGCCGATAGGTACCGGATCTGGGCTCTCCCGGGCCCGATATGCGCCTTCCCGGCTGGCACCGGTGTTGCTTCCTCTGCCGGCACCATGAAGTGGAATCTGCGACGGAAGATCTTCCTGCCCACGGCCACCACCATCTGGGTCCTCTTGCTGATGATCGGGGTCCTGGTCTGGATCCTCGACGACGCCGCCGACGCCGGGGTCCGTCGGGCGCGGGGCATCTCGATCACCCAGGTGGGCGACCAGATGCACGAGGCCTTCCTCCACGGGAACAGCGCGATGAAGGATCTCTTCTACGCCGAGCTCGGTGAGGCCGGGGTCGTGAAGGGTCACC is part of the Deltaproteobacteria bacterium genome and harbors:
- a CDS encoding TIGR01212 family radical SAM protein (This family includes YhcC from E. coli K-12, an uncharacterized radical SAM protein.) — encoded protein: MALSDRVRTFGQHLRSLHGERVHKIALNAGLSCPNRDGTKGRGGCIFCNNGSFTPRDEGPPPIHEQIAAGRAVVARRTGARKLIAYFQAYTNTHSDLGHLRALYDQALAEEDVLGLSVGTRPDCLPPAVLDLLCEIRDQGKIVWLELGLQSSFDATLERVRRGHTLEDYRQATLAARDRGIPVCTHLIVGMPGESALHARVTLDRVLELGIDGLKLHPLHVVKNTLLAKAHASGEYVPWTLPAYLETAADLIERTPETVFYHRVTGTCPPELLIAPEWCGKKWEVINGIEATLARRGTRQGSRLRRLDSMIHTLVPPALGCGYLPRHALELTLGGGRR
- a CDS encoding BatA domain-containing protein, with translation MSLTFAHPAFLWGALAALVPIVIHLINRRRSRQVEFAAIAFVLRSEARHARKLKLKRLILLLLRVAACIGVPLALARPYLAAPAAAGAPTRDARALVLVLDTSFSMRYRLDKKTLFERARAEGGELLDTLGPSDAVTVLPCADGPEGALEKPGYDLARARAALREAQVGYRASDLEACLEAAASLLPGSLLSELEIVVLTDLTATAWSLDAPAPQVKQGEKVVRPRVRVVDVAEGKPLPNHWIESVAAEPAYALGPRGYAFDVALRSSGGMESPGLSVSLVVADKAKVRGFADLPMDSSAHKLLSHTFESGGDRAGMLVLDGDALPEDDQAHFLVKVRQDVRALIVDGEPTTNRFDDEVYFVERALAPARGEGSAIFPTVIDAEGFRGDSLEGQDLVFLLNVGSLGAEAASALLRFVEEGGGLFVSVGSKTDADELNLSLGPVLPAALHLPRAAETGKVSFGAIAWDHPIFGIFIGEGREGFASARFGTYYLTRPPAKGALALATYEDDAPVLLVREVGKGRTALYTSTVDRAWTDFPIRTAFLPVMQQVAGYLAHSLEERRDFMVTLGEPHRLSFPDTVVEMKIQGPGEKGFEVQAPAIDQGEAVFPHTDRPGLYRVFARHEGEAALSPAPEHDFVVRLDPRESDTTRLDPAELEARFGRSEDAAAGLGAVVGGHRPASQPLWSLALALIVLLLTAEGWLLR
- a CDS encoding endonuclease/exonuclease/phosphatase family protein; protein product: MRPSSTPRSLALLLCLALQGVACGPPVDTGDGGVDAGPDGGGGEPVQVRVATFNTHLFFDDVCDSGACAPGDFEEQRSTSAFQTRAREIAAGIQGLGAQVVSLQEIENQKAFDAILAELPASFAHSTFGETGWPASLDVGLVSTVPLVGIRRHRDRVLERPDGTRTTFTREFLEVHLDADGHRLIVFCAHFRSKWQDDPGRREAEGAAAGEILAEAALANPAAGIVLAGDLNDVPGSPALDALEAAAQVERVAAELGSQDVTFEYQGTDYALDHLYLETSSAGTYRSGTVRVVRDGWGYAGSDHAAVRADFLVQ
- a CDS encoding MoxR family ATPase; the protein is MTVPQAPTTHPEDLEKVERLAKARARIVTEIGKRIVGQSEVIEHLLIALFSRGHGLFVGVPGLAKTLLISTLAEVLDLSFNRIQFTPDLMPSDITGTDVLEEDHTTGKRVFRFVKGPVFANLILADEINRTPPKTQAALLQAMQEQKVTAGGQTYDLPAPFLVFATQNPVEQEGTYPLPEAQFDRFMFMIDVDYPSADEEVKIVQTTTGPLKVVPDRALSPEEILDFQELVLRVPASERVVRHAVDLVRTSRPGQVGAPDYIEQFLAWGAGPRASQYLVLAGKARAILHGRTAVEVEDVRALAKPVLQHRLLTSFHAEAEGVTSRTIIDQLLETVKP
- a CDS encoding TatD family nuclease-associated radical SAM protein; translation: MSGAAHKLDERDTVVAYELNGNCYLNVTAKCTLRCAFCPKFNGTWEVKGYDLTLFREPSVEEMIAAVGEVERYGEVVFCGLGEPTLRLEAILEVGRALKARGATIRLNTDGLANLVHGRDVTPELASAVDNVSISLNAQDEALYEEHTRPTRPGSYPALLDFAARARDAGMKVSLTALDGLPGVDIEACRAIAEELGVTFRRRVYNEVG
- a CDS encoding DUF58 domain-containing protein, translated to MSTPVARSEASALDPAVISRLGSLQLKARQVVEGVLSGLHRSPHRGQSVEFAEHKEYAPGDEVRHIDWKAYGKFDKYYVKQFEHETNLRAYLLVDCSRSMAYASQPGGVSKLDYAKVVAASLAYLLARQSDAVGLIAFGSKVRQYLPARASGTHLHELVDRLDALRPEGETDLAAAVDALSERARRRALVLVLTDLLDPEPESLKILRSLRHARHDVAVLHLMDRAEVDFPFEDPTLFVGMEDDRSLQVSPTQIRESYLEEVAAFIEQARQSLRESDVQYRQVITDEPYDRFLLDFLALRGGGRRGAR